CTATGATAAGTGGCACTAGCATTCTTGAGGTTGAACAACATGACTTCATAATAGAAGTTGTCACAGTCAGTCATGAACGCTGTTTTTTCCTTGTCTCTTGGGCACATCTAGATTTGATTGTATCCTGAGTATGCATCCAAAAAAACTCAATAGATTGTGATCAGCCGCCCATCTACTAGGAGGTCGATGCTTGGTAAagggtaagaatcctttggaTAGGCTTTGTTGAGGTCGGTGTAGTCAATACACATTCTTTATTTGCCGTTTGATTTTTTAACCATAACTACATTGGCTAACCATGTTGTATAGTGTGCTTTCTTGATAAAACCGACTTTGACTAACTTGTCAACTTCTTGGCATGCGACATCACATTTTTCCTCGtccattttttgtttcttttggaCAAACAATTTTGCTTCCTTATATATTGAAAGACGATGTGTAATGATGTTTGTACTCACTCTGGGCGTATCTAAAGTTGTCCAAGCAAACAAATCAGCATTATCAATCAATGTTTGACTCACCAATTTATTGTCGTCCGTCTTTAAAGAAGTCCCTATGTGTGTTGCATGTTCTTCATCACGAAGGGTAATGGGTGAAGGTCTTCGCCTGGTTCAATGCGAGCTTCGTTCAATCGAGGCTCGAGGTCGACCAAAGCAaccataagctttcttcttGGGGAAATTATCTCTCGGGACCGATCTCTAGTCAACCCTCTAGATCCTGATGAAATTCCTTTCCTTTCGGTTGACTGTCTGCGTGGTGACGCCTTGTAAAGTTGATTGATTGGTTTGACTTTGAAGCTTGCGACATAGCATTCATGAGCTATCTTTTGATCCACATGAACGGTAACTATATCTCCTACTGTCAAGGGAAGATTCATGGCAAGGAGTGATGTGGACATTATTGCTTTAAAGCGATTAAAGGACTACCGATCGAACAATATATTATAGGAGGTATTCGCATTCACCACCTTTTCCGAATGTGGTGTACAAGTCGATGTAACCCGTGTGTCCACTTGCTCTCCTGAAAAACCTACAATATGGTTGTCATAAGGCTGGATTTCTGACTTTGGAATCCTCAGTACAAAATGTCAATTGAGCTGCCTTGATCTACCAAAACCTTGGTGATGGCAAATTTATCGATTTCTATAGCGATGACCGTGGGGTCGTCCTGGACTAGATCAATAACTGTAAAATCATCATCTATAAAAAGAATTAGGGGGATTCTCGGTCGATGTTTGGTAGTTGTTGAGTGGACCGATTGAATAGCCCAAAGGGGCTTCTTACGAGCAGAACTAGAACAATAATTGATTTAActaccaactttaaaatctaaataattgatagttaaaactttgctaccatttaatttaaaaactatttatcaataataaaaactaatttagatacccaataatttttttagtctttaaaatagttaatataacaactataatattttttttagtctttaaaataatatataatatagttaatataacaactaattatttttttctttaaaattagttttatttaataaatttttttagtattagtAAATCAGTAAAACTCCCAATAAAATTTATGATcacatatattattttattttaataataaatgaagtaaaaatacattatattatatatatatatatatatatatataatttgttattttcttaGTAAATTTCTCAACCAAAATTTTGTAAACAAACTCATTTTAATAGCTGTAACGTCACTATAGGATCTTGTCTTTGAGTGACATCTATGACAGGTTGTAGCAAAATCTATAATTTGAACATAACATGAATAAAGGTGCTGAAGAATGAAGATGATGCAACAAGAGAAGAGTGTATGAGTCAAAGCAATAAAGGTTGGCTATGGTGAAATCTTGGAAGCCCAACTTTGTGGCCTAAGGCTTTGATATCTTCTTGCACTTGTGATCTGAACTCATTGTAAGTAAAGGGTTTGTACTTCGAGCTTTCAATCACAACTTCTTCACCAGGGAACACAAAGTAGCACAGTGAAATCCTCTCTTTATGCTTGTTTATGCTCACTCTGTGCATCACACTCTTGTATCTGTCGTTGCTAATTGCctaaaccaaaccaaaacaCAACCAAAATACATAGTATATTTCAGTGTACTTCTTTTATGGACCTATGTTAGTAGTTAATAACTATAGAAGCATAAGAGTAAAAACAGAATATGCACCTGCATCATGTCTCCAAGGTTGACAATTAAAGTGTTGGGAATGGGTTTTACATTGAGCCATTTATGATGTTTGAGCAGCTGAAGTCCACCAACTTCATCACCTTGGTTCAGTATGGACATGACTGAGCTATCTGTATGAGCCTCCATGCCCAAACCAACATTTGTATCAGGGCAATTCGGGTACCGATACACACGCACCATTCCACTCTTTTCTGCTATGTATTCCTTTGACCTTTTTATATTCAACTCAAGGTTCTTCGCCATAGCTTCAAATAATCTTATGCCAATTCTCGACAAATGTTTTTCATACTCCATTAGCAGAACTCTTGCAAACACAAACACATAACATACACATGCATCTTCTTGGTTAACTCACCACAATttgtaaaaaaacataattcacCCACAAAACTATGCATATAAGATTTCAATCATGTCCTTAATAGATCCATGTAGTATCACGCACATACACAAGAAATGATAAGTTTTTCGAAATGTAAGAccaaatgatttatttatttaattatgtaacTCCGTAAATTTATAGAATAGTTATCTAGTAAAAAGTACTAAATTAAACATATAAGAATGTTCAATTTTATATTGATATATGTAAATTGATATCATATGTATATATTACATCGAATATAATTAAATAGTTAtatgatataaattataataaaactatagtgcaaaaatttaactaaatttGTTATTCTAAAATGTTATTACTAGTGCAGGATTTGTGATTGGATGTACCCATTTAAACTTGTACTTGCataaacacatttaaaaaaaatcgtgATATATTTAAAGTCAAGATGATAGAATCCTTACAACTCAATCTGTccctaattttaatttagttaat
The sequence above is a segment of the Phaseolus vulgaris cultivar G19833 chromosome 2, P. vulgaris v2.0, whole genome shotgun sequence genome. Coding sequences within it:
- the LOC137811563 gene encoding gibberellin 2-beta-dioxygenase 8-like translates to MVDLYISKLSKNKNNNSMNNMESYPPVLRHLDQQQHPPPPPNLDPNEEFQEPDPVPIIDLECLQHEKLEEACKNWGLFRLVNHGVPLTLLKELQEVAKELFGLSFEAKEGACSGSPVTYFWGTPALTPSGTALTKSPQNMNWVEGFDVPLSQLSHFNPQLPTLESVRVLLMEYEKHLSRIGIRLFEAMAKNLELNIKRSKEYIAEKSGMVRVYRYPNCPDTNVGLGMEAHTDSSVMSILNQGDEVGGLQLLKHHKWLNVKPIPNTLIVNLGDMMQAISNDRYKSVMHRVSINKHKERISLCYFVFPGEEVVIESSKYKPFTYNEFRSQVQEDIKALGHKVGLPRFHHSQPLLL